The following coding sequences are from one Melospiza melodia melodia isolate bMelMel2 chromosome 2, bMelMel2.pri, whole genome shotgun sequence window:
- the LOC134414872 gene encoding cell surface glycoprotein CD200 receptor 1-B-like has translation MAQKWAVLAVLLFLPINLVEAQNWVSVEIGREAVLSCPNISKVPSLLVIWKRNCTSCCFLSYRRDRNKTSSLNCSERITWKYSPGSDPALRIYPVDLEDEGIYTCEFANTEGNFHFLSFLVVIVPPTVTLTHDKSRVAVCQASAGKPAADISWIPASNRSSEEEFHHPNGTVTRVSYFGWANSSFPSVTCLVTHAAMNQTLVMDLRYTSHMLLYVLMAGAAAGAIAVTGLTLCLIFKCRAYCLRKRAQGPAEHSTARALKFPPPHTRRAAVNPPDFPESSYVNYKPRSIYVRLGECRHK, from the exons ATGGCTCAGAAATGGGCAGTTCTGGCTGTGCTCCTTTTCTTGCCAATCAATCTGGTTGAAG CTCAAAACTGGGTGAGTGTGGAGATTGGCCGTGAAGCTGTGCTGagttgccccaacatctccaaggtgccTTCTCTGCTGGTGATTTGGAAGAGGAATTGCACAAGTTGCTGCTTCTTGTCCTATAGAAGGGATCGCAATAAGACAAGCAGCCTGAACTGCAGTGAGAGGATCACATGGAAATATTCACCTGGCAGTGACCCTGCACTTCGTATTTACCCTGTGGACCTCGAGGATGAGGGAATTTACACCTGTGAATTCGCCAACACTGAAGGgaattttcattttctctcttttctggtTGTGATAG TGCCTCCTACAGTGACTCTGACCCATGACAAGAGCAGGGTGGCTGTGTGCCAGGCATCTGCAGGAAAGCCAGCTGCTGACATCTCCTGGATCCCTGCAAGCAACCGCAGCTCTGAGGAGGAATTCCATCACCCCAATGGAACAGTGACCAGAGTGAGCTACTTTGGCTGGGCCAACAGCTCATTTCCCTCTGTCACCTGCCTGGTCACCCACGCAGCCATGAACCAGACTCTGGTCATGGACCTGAGAT ACACCTCCCATATGCTTCTCTACGtcctgatggcaggagcagctgcaggtgccATTGCTGTCACTGGTCTGACTTTATGCTTGATTTTCAAGTGCAGAG cttactgctTACGAAAACGGGCACAGGGCCCAGCAGAACACTCTACA GCTAGAGCCTTGAAGTTCCCACCTCCACATACAAGAAGAGCAGCAGTCAATCCTCCTGACTTTCCAGAGAGCAGCTATGTGAATTACAAGCCAAGATCTATTTATGTAAGATTAGGAGAGTGTAGGCACAAGTAG